A single window of Dermochelys coriacea isolate rDerCor1 chromosome 2, rDerCor1.pri.v4, whole genome shotgun sequence DNA harbors:
- the FAM8A1 gene encoding LOW QUALITY PROTEIN: protein FAM8A1 (The sequence of the model RefSeq protein was modified relative to this genomic sequence to represent the inferred CDS: inserted 2 bases in 2 codons) encodes MRHREGGGGDGVMAEVAAAPGEPEPEAKALSAGEYARRVHQWLWDSYCGYWSWQSSLPALLAAAPAPSGSPGPPAAGCPPPPAYYGPCYLLAAPAAPGPRAPPAWPAAARLAAVPRPGPAASSAPRERAAGRSGIHYPSLAHRFXAEMVDFFILFXIKATIVLSIMHLRNKKDISKFAMHYIIEEIDEDTSMEDLQKMMVVALIYRLLVCFYEIICIWGAGGATPGKFLLGLRVVTCDTSVLIAPNRVLVIPSSNVSITTSTIRALIKNFSIASFFPAFITLLFFQHNRTAYDIVAGTIVVRRNGVR; translated from the exons ATGCGTCACAGGGAAGGCGGAGGAGGGGACGGGGTTATGGCGGAGGTCGCGGCAGCCCCGGGCGAGCCCGAGCCCGAGGCCAAGGCGCTGAGCGCGGGGGAGTACGCGCGGCGCGTGCACCAGTGGCTCTGGGACTCGTACTGCGGCTACTGGAGCTGGCAGAGCAGCCTCCCCGCGCTGCTggccgccgcccccgccccctccggcAGCCCCGGCCCGCCCGCCGCCGGCTGCCCCCCGCCGCCCGCCTACTACGGCCCCTGCTACCTCCTCGCCGCCCCCGCCGCGCCGGGGCCCCGCGCGCCGCCCGCCTGGCCGGCAGCCGCCCGCCTGGCCGCGGTGCCCAGGCCCGGCCCCGCCGCCAGCAGCGCCCCGAGGGAGCGGGCGGCCGGCAG GTCGGGAATACATTATCCCTCCTTGGCACACAGGT TAGCAGAGATGGTggatttctttattcttt ttaTAAAGGCAACCATTGTCTTAAGTATTATGCATCTCAGGAATAAA AA GGACATTTCCAAGTTTGCTATGCACTATATAATAGAAGAAATAGATGAAGACACATCTATGGAAGACTTGCAGAAAATGATGGTAGTGGCCCTTATCTACAGGTTGTTAGTCTGCTTCTATGAG ATTATCTGTATTTGGGGAGCTGGTGGGGCAACCCCAGGGAAGTTTCTGCTTGGACTTCGAGTTGTGACATGTGATACATCTGTACTTATTGCACCAAATCGTGTGTTAGTGATTCCATCCTCTAATGTTAGCATAACAAC GTCTACAATACGAGCCTTGATCAAGAATTTTTCTATTGCTTCCTTTTTTCCTGCATTcattacactgctattttttcagCATAACAGAACAGCCTATGACATTGTAGCAGGAACTATTGTGGTAAGAAGAAATGGAGTCAGATGA